One window of Stenotrophomonas indicatrix genomic DNA carries:
- the ttcA gene encoding tRNA 2-thiocytidine(32) synthetase TtcA, whose translation MSAVISLPDPPQRVSRDPRVAGRGADKLGKHLRRQVGQAIADFGMIEAGDKVMVCLSGGKDSYTLLDLLLQLQKKAPVPFELVAVNLDQKQPGFPEHVLPEYLAGLGVPYQIIEQDTYSVVSRVIPEGRTMCSLCSRLRRGALYHHAKVHGFSKIALGHHCDDVVATFFLNLFHHAKLAAMPPKLLSDDGQHVVIRPLAYVREHDIAQYAQARRFPIIPCTLCGSQENLQRRQVGQMLKQWDQDHPGRIEQIARAMADVRPAQLADAALFDFMALGRRGDAAHADAWLADAVPETPAV comes from the coding sequence ATGTCCGCCGTGATCTCCCTGCCCGATCCCCCGCAGCGCGTTTCGCGCGATCCGCGCGTGGCCGGGCGCGGGGCGGACAAGCTGGGCAAGCACCTGCGCCGCCAGGTCGGCCAGGCCATCGCCGACTTCGGCATGATCGAAGCCGGCGACAAGGTCATGGTCTGCCTGTCTGGCGGCAAGGACAGCTACACCCTGCTGGACCTGCTGCTGCAGCTGCAGAAAAAGGCGCCGGTGCCGTTCGAACTGGTGGCGGTGAACCTGGACCAGAAACAGCCCGGGTTCCCCGAGCACGTCCTGCCGGAGTACCTGGCCGGGCTGGGCGTGCCGTACCAGATCATCGAGCAGGACACGTACTCGGTGGTCAGCCGGGTCATCCCGGAAGGTCGCACGATGTGTTCGCTGTGCTCGCGCCTGCGCCGCGGCGCGCTGTACCACCATGCCAAGGTGCACGGCTTCAGCAAGATCGCCCTGGGCCATCATTGCGATGACGTGGTGGCCACGTTTTTCCTGAACCTGTTCCACCATGCCAAGCTGGCTGCCATGCCACCGAAGCTGCTCAGCGACGATGGACAGCACGTGGTGATCCGCCCGCTGGCGTACGTGCGTGAGCACGACATCGCGCAGTATGCGCAGGCCCGCCGTTTCCCGATCATTCCCTGCACCCTGTGCGGCAGCCAGGAAAACCTGCAGCGTCGGCAGGTCGGCCAGATGCTCAAGCAGTGGGACCAGGACCATCCGGGGCGCATCGAACAGATCGCACGTGCAATGGCCGACGTGCGACCTGCGCAGCTGGCCGATGCCGCCCTGTTTGATTTCATGGCCCTGGGCCGCCGTGGCGATGCAGCGCATGCCGATGCCTGGCTGGCCGACGCAGTTCCCGAGACGCCTGCCGTTTAA
- the plsB gene encoding glycerol-3-phosphate 1-O-acyltransferase PlsB: MTPMSKQNPLPFPGEESQPTPADTAPASPSTDAGTPPAATPVHARPAGRRPLWARLLGRLVEPWLSLKIEPEDPGQYNDGRPVMYVLEDYGLSNALILDKACRQAGLPSPLVPLAGDPTGRKRAYLALSRRSSSNSLIPEQRGAKTHSDSLAKVLQAHRVRDDLDVHLVPVSIFVGRAPDKQSGWFAVLFSENWALVGRFRRLLGLLLNGRSTIVRFAPPISLRSIIDEGLEPERTVRKLQRVLRTHFRRIRESVIGPDLSTRRLLVDQVLAAETVREAIASQAKRDNSKTSDAWKKAHAYAWEIAADYSSPVVRSASFMLSHVWNRIYAGVLVHHLDKFKAAAPGHEVVYVPSHRSHMDYLLLSYLLYDRGIVPPHIVAGINLNLPVVGTLLRKGGAFFIRRSIRGNALYSAVLSEYVAQLVAGGYSIEYFVEGGRSRTGRLLQPKGGMISMTLRAFLRQPRKPVLFQPIYIGYEKLMEGGSYLDELSGRPKEKESIWQLLWGIPKVLKQNYGQVVVNFGEPIALNDVLAEKAPEWGGEAVSEDEKPSWLSTTVDTLAERIQVRINGAADVNPINLLALALLSTPKHAMGEADLIAQIELCKTLLVEMPYSGRVTVTPHSPERIIAHAEEINVLTRIKHPLGDVLSVSGDTAVLLSYFRNNVVHLFTASSWVACCFQNNRRMSRTGLVQLGRTVYPFLQAELFLPWTEDEFAQRIDQTIDVFVREGLLQNVNEDDGGILARNTGQTDEVFRLRAIGHSLQQAFERYYIAISVLVKNGPGTLGAAELESLCQQAAQRLSLLYAPAAPEFFDKSLFRGFIQKLRELRLVWPDENSKLLFDDRLDAWAKDAKFILGRELRHTIERVSPEAARPDEPAPQD; the protein is encoded by the coding sequence ATGACGCCGATGTCGAAACAGAACCCGCTGCCGTTCCCCGGCGAAGAATCCCAGCCGACGCCCGCCGACACGGCGCCGGCGTCCCCCTCGACCGACGCCGGTACGCCGCCGGCGGCGACGCCGGTGCACGCGCGTCCTGCCGGTCGCCGCCCGCTGTGGGCGCGCCTGCTCGGGCGTCTGGTGGAACCCTGGCTGTCGCTGAAGATCGAGCCGGAAGACCCAGGCCAGTACAACGATGGCCGCCCGGTCATGTACGTGCTGGAAGACTACGGCCTGTCCAACGCGCTGATCCTGGACAAGGCCTGCCGCCAGGCCGGCCTGCCGTCGCCGCTGGTGCCGCTGGCCGGTGACCCCACCGGCCGCAAGCGCGCCTACCTCGCCCTGTCGCGCCGCAGCTCCAGCAACTCGCTGATTCCCGAGCAGCGCGGCGCAAAGACCCATTCCGATTCGCTGGCCAAGGTCCTGCAGGCCCATCGCGTGCGCGACGACCTGGATGTGCACCTGGTGCCGGTATCGATCTTCGTCGGCCGCGCCCCGGACAAGCAGAGCGGCTGGTTCGCTGTGCTGTTCTCGGAGAACTGGGCGCTGGTCGGTCGCTTCCGCCGCCTGCTGGGCCTGCTGCTGAACGGCCGCAGCACGATCGTGCGCTTCGCACCGCCGATTTCGTTGCGCTCGATCATCGACGAGGGCCTGGAGCCCGAGCGTACGGTGCGCAAGCTGCAGCGCGTGCTGCGGACCCATTTCCGCCGCATCCGCGAGTCGGTGATCGGCCCTGACCTGTCGACCCGGCGCCTGCTGGTGGACCAGGTGCTGGCCGCCGAGACGGTGCGTGAGGCGATCGCCTCCCAGGCCAAGCGCGACAACAGCAAGACGAGCGATGCCTGGAAGAAGGCGCATGCCTACGCTTGGGAAATCGCTGCGGACTATTCCAGTCCGGTGGTGCGCTCGGCCAGCTTCATGCTCAGCCACGTGTGGAACCGCATCTACGCCGGCGTGCTTGTGCACCACCTGGACAAGTTCAAGGCCGCCGCGCCAGGCCACGAAGTGGTCTACGTGCCCAGCCACCGCAGCCACATGGATTACCTGCTGCTGTCCTACCTGCTGTACGACCGCGGCATCGTGCCGCCGCACATCGTGGCCGGCATCAACCTGAACCTGCCGGTGGTCGGCACCCTGCTGCGCAAGGGCGGTGCGTTCTTCATCCGCCGTTCGATCCGCGGCAACGCGCTGTATTCGGCGGTGCTCAGCGAATACGTCGCGCAGCTGGTCGCAGGCGGCTATTCGATCGAGTACTTCGTCGAGGGCGGGCGCTCGCGTACCGGTCGTCTGCTGCAGCCCAAGGGCGGCATGATCTCGATGACCCTGCGCGCCTTCCTGCGCCAGCCGCGCAAGCCGGTGCTGTTCCAGCCCATCTACATCGGCTACGAGAAGCTGATGGAGGGCGGCAGCTACCTGGATGAACTGTCCGGGCGGCCGAAGGAGAAGGAATCGATCTGGCAGCTGCTGTGGGGCATCCCCAAGGTGCTCAAGCAGAACTACGGCCAGGTGGTGGTGAACTTCGGCGAACCCATCGCGCTGAACGATGTGCTGGCCGAGAAGGCTCCGGAGTGGGGTGGGGAGGCGGTGTCCGAGGACGAGAAGCCCTCATGGCTGTCGACCACCGTCGACACCCTGGCCGAGCGCATCCAGGTGCGCATCAACGGCGCGGCCGACGTCAATCCGATCAACCTGCTGGCGCTGGCGCTGCTGTCCACGCCCAAGCATGCGATGGGCGAGGCCGACCTGATCGCCCAGATCGAGCTGTGCAAGACCCTGCTGGTGGAGATGCCGTATTCGGGCCGGGTGACGGTGACCCCGCATTCGCCGGAGCGGATCATCGCCCACGCCGAAGAGATCAACGTCCTCACCCGCATCAAGCACCCGCTGGGCGATGTACTCAGCGTCAGTGGCGATACTGCGGTGCTGCTGAGTTACTTCCGCAACAACGTGGTGCACCTGTTCACCGCGTCTTCGTGGGTGGCCTGCTGCTTCCAGAACAACCGCCGCATGAGCCGCACCGGCCTGGTCCAGCTGGGCCGCACGGTATACCCGTTCCTGCAGGCCGAGCTGTTCCTGCCATGGACCGAGGACGAGTTCGCCCAGCGCATCGACCAGACCATCGACGTGTTCGTGCGTGAGGGCCTGCTGCAGAACGTCAACGAAGACGACGGCGGCATCCTCGCCCGCAACACCGGGCAGACCGACGAAGTGTTCCGCCTGCGTGCGATCGGCCATTCGCTGCAGCAGGCGTTCGAGCGGTATTACATCGCCATTTCGGTGCTGGTGAAGAACGGCCCGGGCACGCTCGGCGCCGCCGAACTGGAAAGCCTGTGCCAGCAGGCCGCGCAGCGCCTGAGCCTGCTCTATGCGCCAGCCGCACCGGAGTTCTTCGACAAGTCGCTGTTCCGCGGGTTCATCCAGAAGCTGCGCGAGCTGCGCCTGGTGTGGCCGGACGAGAACAGCAAGCTGCTGTTCGACGATCGCTTGGACGCCTGGGCCAAGGATGCCAAGTTCATCCTCGGCCGCGAGCTGCGCCACACCATCGAACGGGTCAGCCCGGAAGCGGCGCGCCCGGACGAACCGGCACCGCAGGATTGA
- a CDS encoding recombination-associated protein RdgC — MFFRNLTFFRFPTSTDFSEVDTLLPHALLKPVGALEMNSRGFISPFGREEKEALSHRIAEHLWLTVGGEDKILPGAVVNDLLERKLEEIEEKEGRRPGGRERKRMKDDLLHELLPRAFVKSSRNDAFIDQLHGYVVVDTSSRKTGEYFMSDIRGLLGSFPAMPLNAEVAPRSILTGWIAGEPLPTGFSLGEECEMKDPVEGGAVVKCQHQELRCDEIDKHLDAGKQVTKLALVFEDNLSFVLGDDLIVRKLKFLDGALDQLEHADEDGRRAEFDARFALQSAEIRRLFLLLEEAFKLSKAD, encoded by the coding sequence ATGTTCTTTCGCAACCTGACGTTCTTCCGCTTCCCGACCTCCACTGATTTTTCCGAAGTCGATACCCTGCTGCCGCACGCCCTGCTCAAGCCGGTGGGCGCACTGGAAATGAACTCGCGTGGTTTCATCTCGCCGTTCGGCCGCGAAGAGAAGGAAGCTCTCTCGCACCGCATTGCCGAACACCTGTGGCTGACCGTCGGTGGCGAGGACAAGATCCTGCCCGGCGCGGTGGTCAACGACCTGCTCGAGCGCAAGCTGGAAGAGATCGAAGAGAAGGAAGGCCGCCGCCCCGGTGGCCGCGAGCGCAAGCGCATGAAGGACGACCTGCTGCATGAACTGCTGCCGCGCGCCTTCGTGAAGTCCTCGCGCAACGATGCCTTCATCGACCAGCTGCACGGCTACGTGGTGGTGGACACCTCCAGCCGCAAGACCGGCGAATATTTCATGTCCGACATCCGCGGCCTGCTCGGCAGCTTCCCGGCGATGCCGCTGAACGCCGAAGTCGCGCCGCGTTCGATCCTGACCGGCTGGATCGCCGGCGAGCCCCTGCCCACCGGCTTCAGCCTGGGCGAGGAGTGCGAGATGAAGGACCCGGTGGAAGGCGGCGCAGTGGTCAAGTGCCAGCACCAGGAACTGCGCTGCGACGAGATCGACAAGCACCTGGATGCCGGCAAGCAGGTGACCAAGCTGGCCCTGGTGTTCGAGGACAACCTGTCCTTCGTGCTGGGCGACGACCTGATCGTGCGCAAGCTGAAGTTCCTGGACGGCGCGCTGGACCAGCTGGAACATGCCGACGAAGACGGCCGCCGCGCTGAGTTCGACGCCCGCTTCGCCCTGCAGAGCGCGGAGATCCGCCGCCTGTTCCTGCTGCTGGAAGAAGCCTTCAAGCTCAGCAAGGCTGACTGA
- a CDS encoding DUF465 domain-containing protein, whose translation MDTYNPAEIVERLVALRAEHRSLDEQITRMAANGEDELEFKRLKRRKLQLKDCITRLESLQIPDEPA comes from the coding sequence GTGGACACCTACAACCCCGCTGAAATCGTCGAACGCCTCGTCGCCCTGCGTGCCGAACACCGGTCGCTGGATGAACAGATCACGCGCATGGCCGCCAACGGCGAAGATGAGCTGGAGTTCAAACGCCTGAAGCGGCGCAAGCTGCAGTTGAAGGACTGCATCACCCGGCTGGAAAGCCTGCAGATTCCGGACGAACCGGCGTAA
- a CDS encoding M48 family metallopeptidase encodes MSRLLRRLISPVPPATVQRDTVRLRLEDVEIEVLRVRDPRARRIKLSVDERGARLTLPPRASLVMGERFLEQHRDWLGLQLRVYQGHGLPATLQPGVDGVLPLRGELLPLRWQEGRYARLEIDEHGACVQWPSRGGDATLRRLLREFYEAQTRADVGRWLPKYLPGLPRAPSRLRLKVMSSQWGSLAPDGSMALDLALVLGSPAAFEYVLVHELCHLIQANHSPAFWHEVEQRFPDWREQRDYFQLEGRRLKAMLRQLL; translated from the coding sequence ATGAGCCGTCTGCTGCGCCGCCTGATCTCGCCGGTCCCACCCGCCACCGTGCAGCGCGATACCGTTCGCCTGCGCCTGGAGGATGTCGAGATCGAGGTACTGCGCGTGCGCGATCCGCGCGCGCGCCGGATCAAGCTCAGCGTCGACGAGCGTGGTGCACGACTGACACTACCGCCTCGTGCCAGCCTGGTGATGGGCGAGCGTTTCCTCGAACAGCATCGCGACTGGCTGGGCCTGCAGCTGCGCGTTTACCAGGGACACGGCCTGCCCGCCACGTTGCAGCCTGGCGTCGACGGCGTGCTGCCGCTGCGCGGCGAACTGTTGCCGCTGCGCTGGCAGGAAGGCCGCTACGCACGACTGGAAATCGACGAACACGGTGCCTGCGTGCAATGGCCGAGCCGTGGCGGCGACGCGACCCTGCGCCGCCTGCTGCGTGAGTTCTACGAAGCGCAGACCCGCGCCGATGTCGGCCGCTGGTTGCCGAAGTACCTGCCCGGCCTGCCGCGCGCACCCAGTCGCCTGCGTTTGAAGGTGATGTCCTCGCAATGGGGCTCGCTGGCCCCTGACGGCAGCATGGCGTTGGATCTGGCACTGGTACTGGGCAGCCCCGCCGCGTTCGAATACGTGCTGGTGCACGAACTCTGCCACCTGATCCAGGCCAACCACTCGCCGGCGTTCTGGCACGAAGTGGAACAACGCTTCCCCGACTGGCGCGAGCAGCGCGACTATTTCCAGCTGGAAGGGCGCAGATTGAAAGCAATGCTCCGGCAGCTGCTGTAG
- the pyrF gene encoding orotidine-5'-phosphate decarboxylase, which produces MSRAPLPLRDDERLIFALDVPDRVQALEWVDRLGDSVAFYKIGMELLASGEYFQVLDELARRDKRVFVDLKFFDIPATAAAVIKRLAQWPVSYATIHGWHPAMMEACAAANSGDMRLLAVTVLTSMGRPDLAQMGIDREPVEVVVERALAAQAAGIDGVIASGQEAGPIRAATGAGFSIVCPGIRPGGPVGDDQKRTVGVAQAFADGADAIVVGRPIRLASDPQAAAHAIQQEIATALATR; this is translated from the coding sequence GTGAGCCGCGCCCCGCTGCCGCTGCGCGACGACGAGCGCCTGATCTTCGCGCTGGACGTGCCTGACCGCGTGCAGGCACTGGAGTGGGTCGACCGCCTTGGCGACAGCGTGGCGTTCTACAAGATCGGCATGGAACTGCTCGCCTCCGGTGAGTACTTCCAGGTACTGGACGAACTTGCACGCCGCGACAAGCGGGTGTTCGTCGACCTGAAGTTCTTCGATATCCCCGCCACCGCCGCAGCGGTGATCAAGCGACTGGCGCAGTGGCCGGTCAGCTACGCCACCATCCACGGCTGGCACCCGGCGATGATGGAGGCCTGCGCGGCGGCCAACAGCGGCGACATGCGCTTGTTGGCGGTGACCGTGCTGACCTCGATGGGCCGCCCGGACCTGGCGCAGATGGGCATCGACCGCGAGCCGGTGGAGGTCGTGGTCGAGCGCGCGCTGGCCGCACAGGCTGCGGGCATCGACGGCGTGATCGCTTCCGGCCAGGAAGCGGGTCCGATCCGTGCCGCGACCGGCGCCGGTTTCTCGATCGTCTGCCCAGGCATCCGCCCCGGTGGCCCGGTCGGCGATGACCAGAAGCGCACCGTGGGTGTGGCGCAGGCGTTTGCCGATGGCGCCGATGCCATCGTGGTCGGTCGTCCGATCCGCCTGGCATCTGATCCGCAGGCCGCCGCACACGCGATCCAGCAGGAAATCGCGACGGCGTTGGCCACGCGCTGA
- a CDS encoding methylglyoxal synthase, translated as MRIGLAANRLHHNDARAALFRWLRASEPGLRELGVTLCAVGRTHDAIQRNGFLAGYDGLQRYPYGREGGLMKLVAEVVGMGAERTLDGAVYLMDPVDPSSVFPEATALKRQCVIHGKPFISTVATARDWIEVERIHAGLAADGGADDLHAFEGQTLALIAHDAMKPAMLAFADEHFDVLARFGERVATGTTGQRLNELAWSRGWPADTAWVTRYQSGPMGGDAQIADRVLEGRCQRAIFFEDPHVARQHEADIQLLERAVTTVTDQAVCITAPRVAARWAEAAALRVGR; from the coding sequence ATGCGCATCGGCCTGGCCGCCAACCGCCTCCATCACAACGACGCGCGCGCGGCGCTGTTCCGCTGGCTGCGCGCCAGCGAGCCCGGGCTGCGCGAACTGGGCGTGACGCTGTGCGCGGTCGGCCGTACCCACGACGCGATCCAGCGCAACGGTTTCCTTGCCGGTTACGACGGCCTGCAGCGCTATCCGTACGGTCGCGAGGGCGGGTTGATGAAGCTGGTGGCCGAAGTGGTGGGCATGGGCGCCGAGCGTACGCTGGACGGTGCGGTCTATCTGATGGATCCGGTGGATCCTTCCTCGGTGTTCCCCGAGGCGACCGCGCTCAAGCGCCAGTGCGTGATCCACGGCAAGCCGTTCATTTCCACCGTGGCCACCGCCCGTGACTGGATCGAGGTGGAGCGCATCCATGCGGGCTTGGCCGCCGATGGCGGCGCCGACGACCTGCATGCGTTCGAAGGGCAGACGCTGGCGTTGATCGCGCACGATGCGATGAAGCCGGCGATGCTGGCGTTCGCCGATGAACACTTCGACGTGCTGGCGCGCTTCGGCGAACGCGTAGCCACCGGCACCACCGGCCAGCGCTTGAACGAGCTGGCCTGGAGCCGCGGCTGGCCCGCGGATACAGCATGGGTGACGCGCTACCAGAGTGGCCCGATGGGCGGCGATGCGCAGATTGCCGACCGTGTGCTGGAAGGTCGTTGCCAACGCGCGATCTTCTTCGAGGACCCGCATGTGGCGCGCCAGCATGAAGCGGACATCCAGCTGCTGGAGCGGGCGGTGACCACGGTGACCGATCAGGCGGTGTGCATCACCGCTCCGCGGGTGGCGGCGCGATGGGCGGAGGCGGCGGCATTGCGCGTGGGTCGATGA
- a CDS encoding 5'-nucleotidase, lipoprotein e(P4) family, translating to MRRPVSLSLTLIATAVLGLSACKRVEAPAEAAAPQAPAAAAKADGAPDATANDNLNAVLWMQRAQEYRAITEQTYRAAADHLDVALKEAHWDALVPEERGNEAKGLKPAVVLDVDETVLDNSPYQARLVRDGKEYDELSWDQWVAEKKAKAIPGVVDFAKAANAKGVTLLYISNRAVHLKDATLANLREQGLPVADDSVFLGLGTVVEGCEQAGSEKNCRRRLAGQKYRVLMQFGDQLGDFVEVTANTNDGRDALLQQYHDWFGERWWMLPNPTYGGFEPAQFNNDYSQSRQSRHDAKRAALDYAP from the coding sequence ATGCGTCGTCCCGTTTCCTTGTCCCTGACCCTGATCGCCACCGCGGTGCTGGGCCTGTCTGCCTGCAAGCGCGTGGAAGCGCCTGCCGAAGCCGCCGCCCCGCAAGCGCCTGCCGCTGCCGCAAAGGCCGACGGCGCCCCTGACGCGACCGCCAACGACAACCTCAATGCCGTGCTGTGGATGCAGCGCGCGCAGGAATACAGGGCGATCACCGAGCAGACCTACCGTGCCGCCGCCGACCATCTGGACGTTGCGCTGAAGGAAGCCCACTGGGATGCGCTGGTGCCGGAAGAGCGCGGCAACGAGGCCAAGGGCCTGAAGCCGGCCGTGGTGCTGGACGTGGATGAGACCGTGCTGGACAACTCGCCCTACCAGGCGCGCCTGGTGCGTGACGGCAAGGAATACGACGAACTCAGCTGGGACCAGTGGGTCGCCGAAAAGAAGGCCAAGGCCATTCCCGGCGTGGTCGATTTCGCCAAGGCCGCCAACGCCAAGGGCGTGACCCTGCTGTACATCTCCAACCGCGCCGTGCACCTGAAGGACGCGACCCTGGCCAACCTGCGCGAGCAGGGCCTGCCGGTGGCCGATGACAGCGTGTTCCTCGGTCTGGGCACCGTGGTTGAAGGTTGCGAGCAGGCCGGCAGCGAGAAGAACTGCCGTCGGCGCCTGGCCGGGCAGAAGTACCGCGTGCTGATGCAGTTCGGCGACCAGCTGGGTGACTTCGTGGAAGTGACCGCCAACACCAATGATGGCCGCGACGCGCTGCTGCAGCAGTACCACGACTGGTTCGGCGAGCGCTGGTGGATGCTGCCGAACCCGACCTACGGCGGCTTCGAGCCGGCGCAGTTCAACAACGATTACTCGCAGTCGCGCCAGTCCCGCCATGACGCCAAGCGTGCCGCCCTGGACTACGCGCCGTGA